The segment GGCTCGTTGTTTCCTTGACCACTGAAGTACACTGAGCCCACTGACCTGCTGATTAGGAAGGACCCCAGCCTTAAGAAACCCACTCCTGCCCTCTTCCCCTGTATGTTCTCCAAAAACAGAACAACCTAACTGCATACGATTACCAAAGACCAGATTTCCATGCTTAAGCTGCCAATTGCCATCAAAAACAAGTGGAGAGAAACAggttatatatgtgtgtatgtatgtaagttcatacacacatacacatatatacatccCCTGGCCCTATTCATGATTACAGAACCTTTTAACTATCACACTATCACACTATTTCTGTGGTGACCGTTGTGAGTGTGCCATTCTGACTTTCCCAAATTCAACTAAAACACAAGGACAGCATGCTTCAAATATCAAATCCAGACTTCTCCGCTGCGAGTATTCACGTCTGGATCGCTTCTgtaattgttctgtttttaaacaCACGTTCCTATCATAGCACAACTcctcttttttctgtgtctccATTGTGCTGCCAAGTTTTAAAATGAAGATTTGAACTAACTCTAGCATAATCTGCATTGTTTGTTGTGACACAGAGGTGTTTTGGGGAGTAGGGGGTTCTATATCCTCAGGTTTAAGATATTGACAATTTacaaatatgaatatatatgagAACAAAAACTATTGTTAATTGTACAATTGGGTGTTTGGCTACAGAAAATGATTCTAGGGCTACAAATGTCCTTTGATCCATCCAGCAGGATGTGGACTAAAGTGGAATAACACTTCTGATTGGGGTAGGGCATTCTGTTTTCCATCAATCCAACTGTAATGAGCGCTTAACTAATTTGATCACACGAGTGAAAATGAAGCAAGCGCTCTCCTTTCTGTTGCTTTATTGTCTGTATGAAAAGAAGTGTGCATATGTTTTAACACCGTGGCACTTTTTCTGTTGTGATTTGTTCAATTTTGATGGCATGGAAACATGATTCACTGGAGAATATTGTCTTATGTCAACCTCTCGAATTGTTCAGCGATCTCACATTaacgctgcgttcaggtcgtTTGGGGGCGGTCGAAAATGTTGCACGCATAAGTTACAGTGTTCAACCCTCTTCCAGGTTTGTGAttcaaagagaaagagacaaaatCCAATCCTCTAACGCCAGCCCCAAATGGGATGAACGCAGCGATAGGAGGGAACTGAGTCTCTGAAGGTTCACTGGATGGCTATAAACAAACAGTATTCTGCAGATtatatgttaatatattttatttttgaaccagatgtgtttttcttttgcatcaaTTTAGTAATAATTCCAGATGTCACTgaattgtttgtgtgtaagcACTGATGAgtaaaggtaaagaaaaagagaagctgACGAGGATAAAAGAAGTATTTTTACCCTTAATTGTCCAGAATGCTTATAATGATTCCACAGTTTTGTCGTCCGTTTGAAACGAcaagatttatttttggtttaaatcccttttatttttgtggaaAGAGTTTGATTTGTGTTTGGGACTGGGGTTTCTGGCACGAAGGCCCATATTGCCCCTGGTCATCTGGCCTTACTGGAGGGACTTGACTGGAGGATCACGGGCAATGTGCTCAGTTTTATTTCACCGTTTTTgattttttggggttttttttgcttttatttattgatagatTTATTGTGTCATTAGGTACAGGATTAGAAACTAAGCCAGGCTGAGTCAAAGTAAAGGACGGGAGACTGAATGAAAACTAAAGTACATAAAATAATTGTAGTGTAAATCTATCAATGTCTTATTATATTGATGAACATCATGAAATATATGTATATTGAAAAAAGTGTATTATTGACAacttgtgcttttgtgtgtgtttcatgtgtaacaattcaattcaaaacaaCCCAGGGATTTTATGTCACCCTTGTGAATacgtttaaatttatttatcaaCGCAAAGGTCACATGATTAACgcacagaaaaacatctttGGATGCTGATTGGCCTTATCAGTATCATCGAAAATAATCTAATCCAACACAAGGTGTTTAGATGTAAAATAATCCAAACTAATCTCATGTAATGATTAATTTCATGTGAATAAATACACCTGAATTTGAAtaattattcaaattaaaacaaaacttaacAAAGAACAATGTTAGATGTTCTCTGTATGGAGCAGGTGAGGTACAACTGTCTCTTCAAGAATCCTTTCAAGGTATGATCAGAATTATtagaggaggaaaataaaacaacaattctaataaatatataaattttttctTTCCCGATTTGGGCTgtgttcaaatgaaaaaaagaaactatcAAGCGTATATGATGACAGTTTATTATAAACCTACTGTTAATTATAATCCATATCTTTATGTATTGTGTATAGTTCAATCATTGACCCTAAGGATAACATTAAATTATTGTAATCTAATAAAACTTTATGCATTATGATAATAAAACTTTATGCAATATGCCATTTCTTATCGTTACCTACAAGGATCTATTGTCTATctctacaatttaaaaaatggaccAGCCAAGCTGATGCTTTTGTTCGAGGAGGCGTTGCACACACCGTCACTCAGATGACTCATTTCTGGCTGTGCTTGCAGACTCATCTTGGTAAAGCCTTTGTAGGTCGGACATAAATTATTATAGATAAACAACCTTTCTTCAGACCACACCGTCCTCCCATGAACCTTTATAATCAGGTGAGTGTTCAGAGGTCAGTAGAAAGCTGGCATCTCCTTCTGAACAGAACAGCCGCTCACTGTTGACCGAAATGTCATCCAACCATCGTCAATCAAACTACTAACACCCCGAGAATTTGTGCCGAGTTAAATTCAAGGGATTTTGGTCAGTTAGTATACATGAATAATGACTTCAGTATAAAAGCACCAAAACAGAAAgactttgatttatttattctttattttgatcGTCCTATCTATTCTAAAGAAGAATATAGTCATTTTGCAGGAAAAGTAGGATAAGTGGAcccataaatatattaatattcatCTGCTATTGATAAAGCATCAGAAGCctcattttgaagaaaaaaatacaactttcaacaatttcattaattttcattgtaaatATTATACATGGAACCATTTGGGTATTTATTGTGTACGATTATGACAATTGACATTTCTGTTTCCAAAGTCAACTATTTCTGCAGCTGTTTTGGCtctgaccactagagggcagcagaaGCAAGTAATCATCACAGCGCTGACGTGTTGGCAACCATGTCcatctgaaaaatgtattttattcccAAATTGataaaaaattagaaatataaTGGGAGACACTTACTTTTCTGAATTGTTCAGACaagttgtttaatatttttcaccATCACTTCAAAAAAACGATTTTGTATTCAGTGACCACATGTTTTCTTGGCCACTGAGTCATTCATGCATAAAAGAAAGTgtcgttttttttaaataatggtgCATTTTGTCTCCtccctggagagaaaagagagaccTTATTGCTGCTTCCACTATGAAATGTGGTTTTCTTTTCAAGGAAtgatattgttattataatataaagatGATTTGTCTCCTGATTAGTTGCCAGTAAATTATCTATGGTTTGAAAGTCTTTGCTGCTTGATATTGCTTCAATAATAAAATCAGGAGTTTAAGACACTGAATACACATTTTTCAATGAGTGCCAAGTTTGTCCGGGAAAAAAGCTATTTAGTCTTATTGGCAGTGGCAGACTCGATggaaaggagggaaaaaaatgaaaaggtacCAGATGTATAGGGCAGGGATCCAGTGCCTAGAAAGCTGCTGTTTTCACAGTGAAACACTTACAAACCACTGCTTTATTATGTGCCTTGCATGTTATGACTGTGACAACTTCTTAATAAAACCCAGCGAACTATCATAACTATCACGTTATCATTCACTGTTGCTCAAGCAAACTGTCATACAGACTCAGAAATCACAAACCAGTGATGATTGTTAAAGTTTCCCCCTGGTCTGCAGCCTTCCAGTGCTTGGCTCCATCTGCAGTGCAGTGATGCTCTTGAAGGATTTTCAGCAACTCAGTGAAGGATAAAGACACATGTCTTCAgatcttgtgtttgtttcacttCTAATTGAATCACGGCGCTGCACGACAAGACGGATGAGGATGGATGTAAAACTTTACTGTGAAACTACAGCGAGTGAGTGCTGGAGAAATCACGCTTACAGAGATCTGATGGATTCACATACCTGCAAGCATTAGTATCCCTTCAGTGTTCCACTCCTCCAGCGCGGGGTCACATGTAcaggcattttttaaaaataacaaatgtaaaaaattatCAATCGGACCCCGTCTCTGTCAGTTCACGTTAAGTTTGTTTCCCATCATTCTGatttctccatctcctcttctttctcatttGTCTCCCTTTCACAACAGTCATCctttcctcccaccccccctcaaCTTCAACCCCCTCTGACTCTCCCAAAGGAATGCGCGTCCAGCTCTGAAGAATTCGTCAAGAGTTATTGCAGAAACTTACACCCTTGCCTTGGATTCCTGTTAAGTGTAAAAGGTCACTATTACTCCCACATATaatggctgcccccccccccccggccacCCCCCAAGCATCCTCAGCCTGTTGcattcctgctcctgctgcctgttatcaggactttggtTTAACACAAACACGGAACAGCAGGGCCGGGGAACGCTCATCTCTGCTGCTTGCAGCGAAAACAAGATACTGGAAAATTTTTGAGAGCGAGCTGTGAAACCACAAAAAAGTACGAATTTGATCTCGGTGTGAAAACCCAGCTTAAGTTATTCGCCATATGTAACtggagacaccccccccaccccactcagATGAGCTGTTCACTCTGCTTGCCCCAGACTTTGATCAAGGTGTTGCAGCCCTGCAGTCTGTTAGACTGATGCGTCAGAAAGTGATTTCGTAGAATAttacaccccccacccaccccttcAGAGGCCTCAGGCCAGAGAGTTGGCTCATTTGTTAAtctgaagagaaaaataataccccccacccccccttttgGAGTGTTATTCTTGCCCGGCTGGATAGATGGCTAAATATATAAAGGAACCCCAGGAGCTCCTGGGGCTTGTGGAAACACGGTTAGacatggtttgtttgttgttttctttgtcatgCTTCTTTCCTCATGTCCTCTTGGAGCTTCCTGTATGTTTTCTGCTTGAGCTAAACTTCATTCATTATGTCGGGTAAATGAAAGGACTCACATGGAGTGGAATGCACAGATTTACGGTCCTTTTAATTGGTTTGCTGCAGCCCAGACAGCCTCGGGGCTCTGGGCCCACCTGTGCACCCTGATCATCAGCCAGACTCTGGGGGTCAATGATAATGGAGTTTACCGTCATTCAGACCCAAAGCTGAAGGTTCTACCATGTGAACCAGAATCATCTACTGTGCATGGATGCCCTCCTGTCATTTCTGAAAGCCTAAACTCCTGACGCTTCTCCCCCATGTCCTCCCCTTCCCAGATGCCCTCTCTATTACACTGAAATCATCGTTATTATAGGGGAACATCTGGCTGTAATTAAAgccttctcctccctctcttcaaAAACTCTCGTCCTCCCCCTCACGGCTCATTGTCACCGTCGTCGTCCTTTCAGCATCTCTACGTGCTTTTTGATCCATTctggaacccccccaccccattccTCCCCACGCATTCGATTCCTCCGCCCATCCCGAGCTagaggcctcctcctcctcatcctcccctcTTGCCTTACACCTCTTACTTCCTGCCATCATCTCCCTCTCCTGCAGAAGGCTTAGCACTGAGAACACGCTGCATCATGATGCATGTGAGCTGCATGTGGAGcgtctccttcctcctgtcCCTGAGTGTCGGATGGACAAAGGCTCAGCAGACCAATTACACAAGGTGAGTCTGCAGCGTGAAGAGAAGGTGGTTTGAGATATGCgacatcttattatttacttttgagATGAGGGTAATATTTGAAAGACAGTGAATTCCTTCTTGACTCTGTAAGTAAATTGTTTCCAGTTCTTTTTTTATCAGGCACAaatttggttggttggtttgtggACTCGTGATGTCAGGCACGTCGAGCCTGGACCAGATGTTAATGCTTTTGCTTCTTCCTGTGGGGTCAAAGCTGAGCCGCTTGGCCCTGGATCTGGATATTTTGGCTCTGATCGGCAGACGTCTGACTTTTCTGAGGTTCTGCTGTCTAAACTCACAGCTTGCAGGAAGCAGTTCcacttttgaaatgtatttttaacgTCATCAGAATTCAGGATGATGACAAAGGGTTTAGAAACTTTCCTGCTTTTTCTAAAGGTGACAAAAAACATGCTCATGTGGAAACGTAACTGATTATACGGTATAAGGAACTGATGAAGTAAATGAGCTTTAGCTGTCGCTGCTGGCAGCAGCATGGAGTAAGACAATTTACCGTGTGTGACATATGAGCTCTGATATTCAgtcaactctgtgtgtgtgtgtgtgtgtgtgtgtgtgtgtgtgtgtgtgtgtgtgtgtgtttggaaaacTCCAGAATTGAAGTCATGAGGTTGCGCAATGACAGTGAGGTTTGTAAGATTCTGTTTGTCAGCCACAGTACGACTGgaaaagtgatttttattttttaaactgtggCTTTAATGGTTGAGTGAGTTGTCCAGTGACCTCCCGCTCCATCCCAGTCATTCTCCGGTGTGTCCTTCACCCACCTCACAGCTGTAACTTAGCAACACTGGTCTGACTGTGGGCTAAATTTATAATGGTAATTATACTTTGGATATATCAGTGATTGTGGGTTAGATATACGCACacttaaattgatttttaatgtcACATCATTGGTAGATGATGTGTTGAAATAACTgagaaattgattttatttgctctattttttactatttttttcctgcaaCCCAAACCACTAAAATTTCAAACTATCAGGTTCTGTTTGCATCACTTTATTTcataataatatacagtattctaataaataaaagagagtcactttgaaaagtaaaaagtaaaaaacaaacaaacaaaaaacatcctgAATGTCAGAGATTGTGAGACGATGTCATGTTGGGGATCAGAAATGATGAATACTatggagatgtgtgtgtttgcacacttGTGCCCAACATGGGTCACATGGGTCATACCATGGGTCACAGATAATAAAGCCTGCGTCTCACCCCCTCACCCTTGTCTCTCTTGCCTCCTTCCCCACAGACCCGTCTTCCACTGTGGGGGGGACCTGGTCTCGGACTCAGGCTTCGTTGGGAGTGAGGGCTTCCCCAGCTTCTACAAACCCAACAGTAAATGCACCTGGCGTATCACCGTGAGTCACGTACTTTGCAGCATTTCTGAACACTGACTCTTTTCTTCGCTCAGTCTTCCTGCATTGGACTCTTTGTCATCCTGTCCCGTTTCCAGGTCCCAGAGGGAAATGTGGTCACTCTCTCCTTCCGCATTTTTGACCTTGAGGCTGACTCACAATGTCGCTACGACTATCTGGATGTTTACAATGGCCATTCCAACTTGGTGCAGAAACTAGGTCGCTTTTGTGGAACTTTCCGGCCTGGCGCTCTTATTTCTACCACAAATACAATGATGCTGGAGATGTCGTCCGATGGAGAGACGCAGGGGAGAGGGTTTGTGGCCTATTTTAACGGTGCTAAACCCTACGTAGACGGTATgggtcatatttttttttatgcatgcaAAAATTAGTTTAGTTTGCATGAAATTTAAACAGCAACCAGGAGTAAAAGGGAAACAACAAAAGttcctttttaaattgtttaactAACCTGAACACAATCtgaaccaccaccaccccaaagTGGAAATTAAAGGAGGAGTTGGACGAAATGCTCAGGGGCCCAAACATGAAGAAGGCCCTCGAGACAAGCGGAATTAAAAGGCTTCAttaacagaatttatttttatatgttatcATCCATTAGTAAATTATCTGCAGTGAAATTAAACTTTTTAgagaacatttttctttatctaAAACATGCTGGAGCCTCTCTGGAACGCATACGATTTAATCCACCCCTGTAATAAGGTCTGGTACAAACAGGATGTCCTAAAAAGTGATAGAATCAAAGTccgactgacaaaaaaaagaaagaaaagcaaaacatgAGAGATAAAGACAATTATTTGAAGAAAAGcaaagctgctgtttgtttttgtttcaatcGCGCATCCTCTGTGTCCTCCAGCTTAAACTggatatattaaaataaactgCTTGTACAGCGTGAACAGCGCTTATACagttaacaaaaatgaaaaaaataaaaagtcctTTGGAGTGAGAGAGTAAAGTCGTTCCTTTGCGTGCCTCTTGCTATCCTCATGGGATGTGTTTGACTTGTTCCAGACCAGCAGTTCTGTGGGGGGAAGATAACAAAGGCCCACGGAGAGATTAAGACCCCCAACTGGCCTGAGAAGAAATACCCTCCTGGCACCAGCTGCTCCTGGCTCATAACTGTGGAGCCTCATATGGTTGGGGGCCCCAGAATCACCCCCTCACTCACTCTCTACACCCACATGAACTTTGTCAAGCGATCGTGTAAAGCCTGACGTCATGTTTCTGTCTGTACACCAGGTGATCCAGGTGAAGTTTGACAAGTTCAGCCTGGAGGCCGACACCTACTGTCGTTTCGACTACGTGGCGTTCTTTAACGGCGGAGAGAGAGATGATTCGCGTCTCATCGGAAAATTCTGCGGCGATCAGGTCCCACAGTAAGTGACGGAATTCTCTTTGCTGACCTTTAAAGCTCTTCACTACTCATGTCTCTCCCCCCTCGCCTCCTACGTGTCTCCTGTGCAGACCCATTGTCACCACCGGTAATGTGATGCTGGTCCAGTTTGTTTCTGACCTCAGCGTGACCTCTGACGGGTTCCTCGCCCGCTATACCAGCATTCCACATGGTTCTTACGTACCGCCAGAACCTGCAGTCGAACGTGTCCCacccaaacccaaaccagcCAGCACCGCGCCACCGCCGGCCCCCACCACCAAGTTTGTGCCGACCGTGAGACCAAAACCCATGAAGCCCACCAGAGGCCGGGGACAGGGCGCCACAGGCCAGGACAGAAGGGTACCCGTCACAAGGCCCAATGGGAAAAGGCCAGGTGGGTGGAGTTCTGCGTGCGCCATGGTTACGTGTCAACATTCAGAGGATGAATATGTAATGAATGTTCATCTGTTTAGTCCCACAAAACCCTCTGTGCGCCAAAGCCTGCAAAAGAGGGGGGTCCGTCAAGACCAGCTTCTGTGCAAGTGAATTTGGTAAGTTTCCCGCCACTCAAGATGAGAAACCAATCAGGCGTCGAGGTGTGAGTGGTTCCCCTTTTTCTCCAGTGCTATCCGGAACGGTCACATCTCTGGCCCCCGGACCCAGAGGGACCCTTCAAGTAGGCGTCTCCATTATCAAGACCTACAAGGCGGGTCGACTGACGATCACTCAAGTCGGAGAAACCATGTCCGTCAGGCTGGTGTCGCAGTGCAAGAAGTGCCCGTTGTTCCGCAGAggtgacacacgcacacacacacacacgcacacacacgcacacacacacacacacacacacacacacacacacacacacacacacacacactgattcatCTCagttgtcatttgttttttatatctCGATAGGTGTCAACTACATTATCATGGGTCAAGTGAACGACGAAGGACGCGGCACCCTGGAACCCGGTGCATTCACACCCCCGTACAAAGCCCCCCATGACAGATTATTATCGAACATCAGCAAACAGTCCTGCTAACCTCAATGTCTGTCCAGACCGGCAAACTCAGACCACAGGTCAAACAAATCCAGACATCGCAATGTGAAAATGATTACAGGAAAGCATaacttttcacattttatccagcattttaaatgaatttattcaAGCACAGGTCAAACCTTATGtttgtaatttatatataaataaaggttttatATCGCGTCCCAATTATTTGACTGTGTTTTCTCTATAACTAAGTTTCTAGCAGTGTCATAATATCATCAGGTGGATTTTAAGGGTAATAATAACACTTAACTTAACATGTGGCCATGTTTGAAAATGAAGAGTACCAGTTTTTAACATGGTTATATGCAATTTTAGGACGGTATTTTAGCTTGTGAACTACAGTTAATTATATAAAGCAGATGCTACATTGATTCACaatgaagtataaaaaataaaacagttacaCTGTAAGAAGGGAGCTGATCAATTTTTAAGACTTTTACTTTTGACTCCAGTCTTCTGTAGTTACTGTGGCCGGATCCGGATCAATACTGAAGTCTTACACCGTTCATCACAAAATAGAGCTCTTTATTGAACATTATCTCAAAACATCGGTtactaaatataataattataaactgAATATATGAATCGGTACATTAAAAATAAGAGAATAGCTGAATAGCGCTGAAACAGTTGAAAAAATTAGCAAAAATAAAACGTGGTGTAATTCTTCATAGTGACCAGTAGA is part of the Antennarius striatus isolate MH-2024 chromosome 13, ASM4005453v1, whole genome shotgun sequence genome and harbors:
- the pcolcea gene encoding procollagen C-endopeptidase enhancer a, which translates into the protein MMHVSCMWSVSFLLSLSVGWTKAQQTNYTRPVFHCGGDLVSDSGFVGSEGFPSFYKPNSKCTWRITVPEGNVVTLSFRIFDLEADSQCRYDYLDVYNGHSNLVQKLGRFCGTFRPGALISTTNTMMLEMSSDGETQGRGFVAYFNGAKPYVDDQQFCGGKITKAHGEIKTPNWPEKKYPPGTSCSWLITVEPHMVIQVKFDKFSLEADTYCRFDYVAFFNGGERDDSRLIGKFCGDQVPQPIVTTGNVMLVQFVSDLSVTSDGFLARYTSIPHGSYVPPEPAVERVPPKPKPASTAPPPAPTTKFVPTVRPKPMKPTRGRGQGATGQDRRVPVTRPNGKRPVPQNPLCAKACKRGGSVKTSFCASEFVLSGTVTSLAPGPRGTLQVGVSIIKTYKAGRLTITQVGETMSVRLVSQCKKCPLFRRGVNYIIMGQVNDEGRGTLEPGAFTPPYKAPHDRLLSNISKQSC